From a region of the Rhipicephalus microplus isolate Deutch F79 chromosome X, USDA_Rmic, whole genome shotgun sequence genome:
- the LOC119176843 gene encoding uncharacterized protein LOC119176843: MSSTEDNVKKVKKDKKLPKTKEDGKKRTKSSKRSKSKDSSASKAIRSEKKKERAAKKRGDKQRGGVGAPSKAKAASKKSKARQEKTASKSDDRSSTRKSKTSKSRKKGGKSSGGKRKSVFRKIYNKLRGPKGKKKKSKRKSSSKSGKASESSKMATTASSMQHGGTAGVGHHPPEELASSSKGSQRKHEDGGPGDFKGKASEQHVPDPKVQTPNTPGEKMPDEKSAEAVEISGPSSTQEAKASSMDTEGVKAPEPTGKPQHEKAPATEKEPTEKLDPKALASAPALLATSAEPLPVQKNGRAASPPVKTVVLEAVQSDNHATSTVGAEPIGDGQAQPPPTPKPRETVIQPERLPIKDDDLPDAASSTTFACQETHMEHSGGISVDWESLQDFLLPEFAAVLQMNFQE; encoded by the exons ATGAGCTCGACAGAAGACAATGTTAAGAAGGTGAAGAAGGACAAAAAACTTCCAAAAACGAAGGAAGACGGGAAGAAGCGCACGAAGTCATCCAAACGAAGCAAGTCAAAAGATTCGTCGGCTTCGAAAGCCATCAGGTCGGAAAAAAAGAAGGAGCGTGCGGCAAAGAAACGCGGAGACAAACAACGGGGCGGCGTAGGGGCACCCTCCAAGGCCAAGGCAGCCTCGAAGAAATCCAAAGCGCGCCAGGAAAAAACAGCGTCGAAAAGCGATGACCGCAGCAGCACGAGAAAGTCCAAGACTTCTAAGTCTCGCAAGAAAGGTGGGAAGAGTTCGGGTGGCAAGCGGAAAAGTGTGTTTCGCAAAATATACAACAAGCTTAGAGGCCCCAAGGGCAAGAAAAAGAAATCGAAAAGAAAATCGAGCTCGAAGAGTGGTAAGGCATCTGAGTCGTCTAAAATGGCCACGACAGCCAGCTCGATGCAACATGGTGGGACGGCAGGTGTGGGGCACCATCCACCAGAAGAGCTGGCATCGTCGAGCAAAGGGTCTCAGAGGAAGCACGAAGATGGCGGGCCAGGGGATTTCAAAGGGAAAGCAAGCGAACAACATGTGCCTGATCCTAAGGTACAAACGCCAAATACTCCAGGGGAAAAGATGCCAGACGAGAAGAGTGCTGAAGCTGTGGAGATTAGCGGGCCTAGTTCTACTCAGGAGGCGAAGGCAAGTTCGATGGACACTGAGGGTGTTAAGGCACCCGAACCCACGGGCAAGCCTCAGCACGAAAAAGCTCCCGCCACTGAGAAAGAGCCTACTGAAAAACTTGATCCGAAAGCTCTAGCTTCAGCGCCTGCCCTGCTTGCGACTTCAGCGGAGCCGTTACCGGTGCAGAAAAACGGGAGAGCAGCGTCACCACCCGTGAAGACGGTGGTGTTGG AAGCTGTCCAGAGTGACAACCACGCTACTAGCACCGTTGGCGCTGAGCCTATCGGCGATGGGCAGGCCCAACCTCCACCGACGCCCAAGCCCCGCGAGACAGTCATCCAACCGGAGCGGTTGCCTATCAAGGACGACGACTTGCCGGACGCGGCAAGCAGCACAACCTTCGCTTGTCAAGAG